In one Deinococcus aestuarii genomic region, the following are encoded:
- the purL gene encoding phosphoribosylformylglycinamidine synthase subunit PurL — protein MTTPPPQTPSLRDRAPTFGLTEGEYDLLVSGIGREPNALEAAIVGAMWSEHCGYKNSRPLFRAFPTTGPQVLQGPGENAGVVDIGEGWGVAFKMESHNHPSAVEPVQGAATGVGGILRDIFAMGARPFAVLDSLRFGNPDSPRTRFLVNGVVEGISHYGNAIGVPTVGGEVTFHPSYQENPLVNVMALGLLRHEDLAKGTMGAVGNQIVYVGSKTGRDGLGGAVFASADLSDASQADRPAVQVGDPFMEKLLLEATLEAIQAGLVAGVQDMGAAGLVSSTCEMAYRAGLGITMNLDLVPTRETGMVPMELCLSESQERMILVPVPGREKELLDLLAKWELDVVTIGEVEAHDRYRLTWRSEVVCDLPVALLNEAPKYTREGVESEEIRAKRERDLSGVPMPGDLGAVLVDLLSHPTIASKRPIFERYDHQVMTNTVVAPGAADAAVLRIKDSRLGVAATSDCNPRFVYLDPYLGAAAAVAEAARNLACVGATPLAITDNLNFGNPLRTDVYFQLQQAVQGIADACRALNTPVTGGNVSLYNQYVEEGRTVAIHPTPTIGMVGVLPDVTKRATLALKEGPHSLYLLGRHAESIGASQYLETIHGLEAGEVPPLDLDLEARVIAGTLALIRAGLTETAHDCSEGGLAVAIAEMAIAGGRGVKVTLAAPEGVRPDALLFGEAHSRVVVAVQVGHEDEAQRVLDELGVPYTVIGESLPSSGGESVAISVSGANVHLSVNLGTLTEAYTTPLRGILG, from the coding sequence ATGACCACCCCTCCCCCCCAAACGCCCTCCCTCCGCGACCGCGCCCCCACCTTCGGCCTTACCGAAGGGGAATACGACCTCCTCGTCTCCGGCATCGGGCGGGAGCCGAACGCGCTGGAGGCGGCCATCGTCGGGGCGATGTGGTCGGAACACTGCGGGTACAAGAACTCGCGGCCCCTCTTTCGCGCCTTTCCCACCACGGGGCCGCAGGTCCTCCAGGGGCCCGGTGAGAACGCGGGCGTGGTGGACATTGGCGAGGGCTGGGGGGTGGCCTTCAAGATGGAGAGCCATAACCACCCGTCCGCCGTCGAGCCCGTGCAGGGGGCGGCGACCGGGGTGGGCGGCATCCTGCGCGACATCTTCGCGATGGGGGCGCGGCCCTTCGCGGTGCTGGATTCCCTGCGCTTCGGCAACCCCGACTCGCCCCGCACCCGCTTCCTGGTGAACGGTGTGGTGGAGGGCATCTCCCACTACGGCAACGCCATCGGGGTGCCCACCGTGGGCGGCGAGGTGACCTTCCACCCCTCCTACCAGGAGAATCCGCTTGTGAACGTGATGGCCCTGGGCCTCCTCCGGCACGAGGACCTGGCGAAGGGAACGATGGGCGCGGTGGGCAACCAGATCGTCTACGTCGGCTCCAAGACCGGGCGCGACGGGCTGGGCGGCGCGGTGTTCGCCTCCGCCGACCTCAGCGACGCCTCCCAGGCCGACCGCCCCGCCGTGCAGGTGGGCGACCCCTTCATGGAAAAGCTGCTGCTGGAGGCGACCCTGGAGGCGATTCAGGCGGGCCTCGTCGCAGGCGTGCAGGACATGGGCGCGGCGGGCCTCGTCTCCTCGACGTGCGAGATGGCGTACCGGGCGGGCCTCGGCATCACCATGAACCTCGACCTCGTGCCCACGCGCGAGACGGGCATGGTGCCGATGGAACTCTGCCTGAGTGAGTCTCAGGAACGGATGATTCTGGTGCCCGTGCCGGGGCGGGAAAAGGAACTGCTGGACCTCCTGGCGAAGTGGGAACTCGACGTGGTGACCATCGGGGAGGTCGAGGCGCACGACCGCTACCGCCTGACCTGGCGTAGCGAGGTGGTGTGCGACCTGCCCGTCGCCCTGCTCAACGAGGCGCCCAAGTACACGCGGGAGGGCGTGGAGTCCGAGGAAATCCGGGCCAAGCGCGAGCGCGACCTGAGCGGCGTGCCCATGCCCGGCGACCTCGGCGCGGTGCTGGTGGACCTGCTCTCGCACCCGACCATCGCCAGCAAGCGGCCCATCTTCGAGCGGTACGACCACCAGGTGATGACGAACACGGTCGTCGCCCCCGGTGCCGCCGACGCCGCCGTGCTGAGAATCAAGGATTCGAGGCTGGGGGTGGCCGCCACCTCCGACTGCAACCCGCGCTTCGTGTACCTCGACCCCTACCTGGGGGCCGCCGCCGCCGTTGCTGAGGCCGCGCGCAACCTCGCCTGCGTGGGGGCGACGCCGCTGGCGATCACGGACAACCTCAACTTCGGGAACCCGCTTAGGACGGACGTGTACTTCCAGCTTCAACAGGCGGTGCAGGGGATCGCGGACGCCTGCCGCGCCTTGAACACCCCAGTCACGGGCGGCAACGTCAGCCTCTACAACCAATATGTGGAGGAGGGCCGCACCGTCGCCATCCACCCCACCCCGACGATTGGCATGGTGGGCGTGCTGCCCGACGTGACGAAGCGGGCCACCCTGGCGCTGAAGGAGGGGCCGCACAGCCTGTACCTGCTGGGGCGCCACGCGGAGAGCATTGGGGCGAGTCAGTATCTGGAGACGATTCACGGGCTGGAAGCGGGGGAGGTGCCGCCCCTCGACCTCGACCTGGAGGCGCGGGTGATCGCCGGGACGCTCGCCCTGATCCGCGCGGGCCTGACGGAGACGGCGCACGACTGCTCGGAAGGCGGATTGGCCGTAGCCATCGCCGAGATGGCAATCGCGGGCGGGCGGGGCGTGAAGGTGACGCTCGCCGCACCTGAGGGAGTCCGCCCCGATGCCCTCCTCTTCGGGGAGGCACACAGCCGCGTGGTGGTGGCCGTTCAAGTCGGGCACGAGGACGAGGCGCAGCGGGTGCTGGACGAGTTGGGCGTGCCTTACACCGTCATCGGGGAGAGCCTGCCTAGTTCGGGTGGGGAAAGCGTCGCCATCTCGGTTTCGGGGGCGAACGTACACTTGAGCGTGAATCTTGGGACGCTGACTGAGGCTTATACGACACCGCTGCGGGGGATTTTGGGGTGA
- a CDS encoding endonuclease domain-containing protein, producing the protein MVGSFGARALVTRPLTPGPSPTRGEGSRRVDFGVATRRMRRETVKARALRERQTPEEQMLWRVLRNRFLTFKFRRQQPVGPYIVDFVCYEAHLVIELDGSQHAEEGARAYDLVRTQFLEAGGFKVLRFWNNEVHSNLEGVVQVIQTHLP; encoded by the coding sequence ATGGTGGGGTCCTTTGGGGCGAGGGCGTTGGTCACACGCCCCCTCACCCCCGGCCCCTCTCCCACGAGGGGAGAGGGGAGCAGGCGGGTAGATTTCGGTGTGGCGACGCGGAGGATGCGGCGGGAGACGGTCAAAGCGCGAGCTTTGAGGGAAAGGCAGACGCCCGAAGAACAGATGCTTTGGCGGGTCTTGCGGAACCGTTTCCTGACCTTCAAGTTTCGACGACAGCAGCCCGTTGGGCCTTACATCGTGGATTTCGTCTGCTACGAGGCGCACTTGGTCATTGAACTCGACGGCAGCCAGCACGCCGAGGAAGGCGCCCGTGCCTATGATTTGGTTCGCACTCAATTCCTTGAGGCGGGAGGCTTCAAGGTCCTGCGCTTCTGGAACAACGAGGTCCACTCCAACCTCGAAGGCGTCGTGCAGGTCATCCAAACCCACCTGCCCTAA
- the purQ gene encoding phosphoribosylformylglycinamidine synthase subunit PurQ, which yields MKVAVIQFPGSNCDADALHAARLTLDPDAQFVWHTEGGLPTGTDLVLLPGGFSYGDHLRSGAIAARSPIMAAVKEHAERGGYVLGVCNGFQVLTEAGLLPGALSRNREVHFVCRPVHLRVENAGTAYTSAYRPGQIIEIPIAHGEGNYYADAETVARLEDEGRVALRYVDNPNGSLNDIAGIVNERGNVLGMMPHPERAVEALLGSEDGRGIFESLKGVPVAR from the coding sequence ATGAAGGTCGCCGTCATCCAGTTTCCCGGCTCCAACTGCGATGCCGACGCCCTGCACGCCGCGCGGCTGACCCTCGACCCGGACGCTCAGTTCGTGTGGCATACCGAGGGCGGCCTCCCCACGGGCACCGACCTCGTGCTCCTGCCGGGCGGCTTCTCCTACGGCGACCACCTCCGCTCCGGGGCCATCGCGGCGCGCAGCCCGATTATGGCGGCGGTCAAGGAGCACGCCGAGCGCGGCGGCTACGTCCTGGGCGTCTGCAACGGCTTTCAGGTCCTCACCGAGGCGGGCCTCCTCCCCGGTGCCCTGAGCCGCAACCGCGAGGTGCACTTCGTGTGCAGGCCCGTCCACCTGCGGGTGGAGAACGCGGGGACAGCTTATACGAGCGCGTATAGGCCCGGCCAGATCATCGAAATCCCCATCGCGCACGGCGAGGGCAACTACTACGCCGACGCCGAGACGGTCGCCCGGCTGGAGGACGAGGGCCGGGTGGCCCTGCGCTACGTGGACAACCCCAACGGCTCGCTGAACGACATCGCCGGAATCGTGAACGAGCGCGGCAACGTGCTGGGCATGATGCCCCACCCCGAGCGGGCGGTCGAGGCGCTGCTGGGGAGCGAGGACGGACGCGGCATCTTCGAGTCGCTGAAGGGCGTCCCGGTGGCGCGGTGA
- the prmC gene encoding peptide chain release factor N(5)-glutamine methyltransferase yields the protein MSDSPTPPLTLRAWLLHAAHLLQEAGVPSPETDARVLVLHTLGLNASALLTQGGEVVPGAEAERLAEIIERRAARVPLQHLLGEVEWGGVRLRTDARALVPRPETEWLLHLALEALRSVPTPRVLDVGTGTGALALGVRAARPDATVTATDLSPGALTLARENAALNGVDLTFVEGSLLAGLPGPFDLIVSNPPYLPEGDRADADPEVRHDPELALYAGADGLAVARPLAAQAGATLPPGGVLLLELDPRNAPQFAAELRAEGWRAEVLPDLAGRERFVRARQSPPS from the coding sequence GTGTCTGACTCCCCCACTCCACCCCTCACCCTCCGCGCCTGGCTGCTCCACGCCGCCCATCTCCTGCAAGAGGCGGGTGTGCCGTCTCCCGAGACGGACGCGCGGGTCCTGGTGCTGCACACGTTGGGGCTGAACGCCTCAGCGCTCCTCACGCAGGGCGGGGAAGTGGTGCCCGGGGCGGAGGCGGAACGGCTGGCTGAGATCATCGAGCGGCGGGCGGCCCGCGTGCCCCTCCAACATCTCCTCGGCGAGGTGGAGTGGGGGGGCGTGCGGCTGAGGACGGACGCCCGCGCGCTGGTGCCCCGCCCCGAGACGGAATGGCTGCTGCACCTCGCCCTGGAGGCGTTGCGCTCCGTCCCCACCCCGCGTGTGCTCGACGTGGGAACGGGGACGGGGGCGCTCGCGCTGGGCGTCAGGGCGGCGAGGCCGGACGCCACCGTCACGGCGACCGACCTCAGCCCCGGGGCGCTGACCCTCGCCCGGGAGAACGCGGCGCTGAACGGGGTGGACCTGACCTTCGTGGAGGGGAGCTTGCTCGCGGGTCTGCCCGGCCCCTTCGACCTGATCGTCAGCAACCCGCCCTACCTGCCCGAGGGAGACCGGGCGGACGCCGACCCCGAGGTGCGGCACGACCCCGAGCTCGCCCTGTACGCGGGGGCGGACGGGTTGGCGGTGGCGCGGCCCCTCGCAGCCCAGGCAGGCGCGACCCTTCCCCCCGGCGGGGTGCTGCTGCTCGAACTCGACCCGCGCAATGCCCCCCAGTTCGCCGCCGAACTGCGGGCGGAGGGGTGGCGGGCCGAGGTGCTGCCCGACCTCGCCGGTCGGGAGCGGTTTGTGCGGGCGCGTCAAAGCCCACCCTCCTGA
- a CDS encoding DUF2087 domain-containing protein, which translates to MSADLSTRAAVFRALSHPARLALLRLTWTQPLSGETLTRLMNLAPATVSHHLAALAEAGLTTVRQDGHHRLHGANHAALDVTLAALIRGEGEPPTAEDPYRARVLRAFMQDGRLTRIPAQRKKRDVILMELASLFEPGRTYTEREVSEALAEYHPDFFTLRRELVGLGLLARENGVYWRVGGGRTPQRADDHTLTLPPPAPGDAVE; encoded by the coding sequence GTGAGCGCCGACCTGAGTACCCGCGCCGCCGTGTTCCGCGCCCTCTCGCATCCGGCGCGGCTGGCGCTGCTGCGGCTGACGTGGACCCAGCCGCTGTCCGGCGAGACGCTCACGCGGCTGATGAACCTCGCGCCCGCGACCGTCAGCCACCACCTCGCGGCGCTCGCGGAGGCGGGGCTGACCACCGTGCGGCAAGACGGCCACCACCGCCTGCATGGGGCGAACCACGCGGCGCTGGACGTGACGCTCGCCGCCCTGATTCGTGGGGAGGGCGAGCCCCCGACCGCCGAGGACCCCTACCGGGCACGGGTCCTGCGCGCCTTTATGCAAGACGGGCGCCTGACCCGCATCCCCGCCCAGCGCAAGAAACGGGACGTGATCCTGATGGAGCTCGCCTCCCTCTTCGAGCCGGGCCGCACGTACACCGAGCGTGAGGTGAGCGAGGCGCTGGCCGAATACCACCCCGACTTCTTCACCCTGCGGCGCGAACTCGTGGGGCTGGGGCTGCTCGCCCGCGAGAACGGCGTGTACTGGCGGGTGGGCGGGGGCCGCACCCCGCAGCGGGCGGACGACCACACCCTGACCCTGCCGCCCCCTGCCCCGGGAGACGCCGTAGAGTGA
- the ispF gene encoding 2-C-methyl-D-erythritol 2,4-cyclodiphosphate synthase, which yields MTPSPLPHRIGFGEDAHRLAAGRPLILGGVSIPHAERGAVAHSDGDAVLHAVADALLSGLSLGDIGQHYPDTAAENAGLDSRVILARCLSLVRERGYAPANVALVVTLDRPKLGPLRAEIAGSVAALLELAETEVGVSFKTSEGLAPDHVQVRVTVLLARVGA from the coding sequence ATGACCCCTTCCCCCCTCCCCCACCGCATCGGCTTCGGCGAGGACGCCCACCGCCTCGCCGCCGGACGCCCCCTCATCCTCGGGGGGGTGTCCATTCCCCACGCCGAGCGCGGCGCGGTCGCCCACAGCGACGGGGACGCGGTGCTCCATGCCGTCGCCGACGCGCTGCTCTCGGGCCTGAGCCTGGGGGACATCGGGCAGCACTACCCCGACACCGCCGCCGAGAACGCGGGGCTGGACTCGCGGGTCATCCTCGCCCGCTGCCTGAGCCTCGTGCGGGAGAGGGGCTACGCCCCCGCCAACGTCGCCCTCGTCGTCACGCTCGACCGCCCCAAGTTGGGGCCGCTGCGGGCTGAGATCGCCGGGAGCGTGGCCGCGCTGCTGGAGCTCGCCGAGACGGAGGTGGGCGTGAGCTTCAAGACCTCGGAGGGACTGGCGCCCGACCACGTTCAGGTGCGCGTGACCGTGCTCCTCGCGCGGGTGGGGGCGTGA
- a CDS encoding DinB family protein: MNVQTFLAEAFEQELAMFRAGLEGVPEPTFSTPHLGHSPAWHALHIAEWLRFFALQDFSPSYAHLGWEDAPWMPALRGTPPVTETDGKDAVLAELDRVGTLIVTHVRTPRDDQWQDRLRSPAAPTGERARLTGLGMHLRHVAYHRGQLKLSLKDNT, translated from the coding sequence GTGAACGTCCAGACTTTTCTGGCGGAGGCCTTTGAACAGGAACTGGCGATGTTCCGTGCCGGGCTGGAGGGCGTCCCTGAGCCGACCTTCAGCACGCCGCACCTGGGGCACAGCCCGGCTTGGCACGCGCTGCACATCGCCGAATGGCTGCGCTTCTTCGCCCTCCAGGATTTCAGCCCCAGCTACGCCCACCTGGGCTGGGAGGACGCGCCCTGGATGCCGGCCCTGCGCGGCACGCCGCCCGTCACCGAAACGGACGGAAAGGATGCCGTTCTGGCGGAACTGGACCGGGTGGGCACCCTGATCGTCACCCATGTCCGCACCCCGCGCGACGACCAGTGGCAAGACCGGCTCCGCTCTCCCGCCGCCCCCACCGGGGAACGGGCCCGCCTGACCGGCCTGGGGATGCACCTGCGCCACGTCGCCTACCACCGGGGGCAACTCAAGCTCTCCCTGAAGGACAACACATGA
- the purC gene encoding phosphoribosylaminoimidazolesuccinocarboxamide synthase, producing the protein MKREPLYEGKAKRVYATADPHEYVVEYKDDATAFNGVKRAQIGGKGAVNNAITAHLFPQLEAAGIPTHFIERVSDTEQRVRAVTIVPVEVIVRNVAAGSFSKRLGVEEGTPLARPVVEYCYKSDALGDPLINTDTAIALGWASEEDLGRIRELALRVRDFLTPYFASRGIRLIDFKLEFGKTPGGRVVLADEISPDTCRFWDAGTGEKLDKDRFRRDLGGVEEAYAEMLSRVTREV; encoded by the coding sequence ATGAAGCGCGAGCCCCTGTACGAGGGCAAGGCCAAGCGGGTCTACGCCACCGCCGACCCCCACGAGTACGTCGTCGAGTACAAGGACGACGCGACCGCCTTCAACGGGGTCAAGCGGGCGCAGATCGGCGGCAAGGGCGCCGTCAACAACGCCATCACCGCCCACCTCTTCCCCCAGTTGGAGGCGGCGGGCATCCCGACCCACTTCATCGAGCGCGTGTCGGACACCGAGCAGCGTGTGCGGGCCGTGACCATCGTGCCCGTCGAGGTCATCGTGCGGAACGTGGCGGCGGGCAGCTTCTCCAAGCGGCTCGGCGTGGAGGAGGGCACGCCCCTCGCCCGGCCGGTCGTCGAATACTGCTACAAGAGCGACGCGCTGGGCGACCCCCTGATCAACACGGACACGGCGATTGCCCTCGGCTGGGCGAGCGAGGAGGACCTGGGGCGCATCCGCGAACTCGCGCTGAGGGTGCGGGACTTCCTGACGCCCTACTTCGCCTCGCGCGGCATCCGATTGATCGACTTCAAGCTGGAGTTCGGCAAGACGCCGGGCGGCAGGGTCGTCCTCGCCGACGAGATCAGCCCCGACACCTGCCGCTTCTGGGACGCCGGGACGGGAGAGAAGCTCGACAAGGACCGCTTCCGCCGCGACCTGGGCGGGGTGGAGGAGGCGTACGCGGAGATGCTTTCGCGCGTGACCCGCGAGGTTTAA
- a CDS encoding cupin domain-containing protein, with the protein MSTPRTVSLQEKFDLFTEHWSPRIVGELNGQQVKLVKISGEFVWHAHEHEDELFLVTRGTLRMRFRTHEVLVGVGEFIIVPRGVEHQPVADTGEVWMLLFEPASTVNTGTAGGERTVTELERL; encoded by the coding sequence ATGAGCACGCCCCGGACCGTGAGCTTGCAGGAGAAGTTCGACCTCTTCACCGAGCACTGGTCGCCCAGGATCGTCGGCGAGCTGAACGGCCAGCAGGTCAAGCTCGTCAAGATCAGCGGCGAGTTCGTCTGGCACGCCCACGAGCACGAGGACGAGCTGTTTCTGGTCACGCGCGGCACCTTGCGGATGCGCTTCCGCACCCACGAGGTGCTCGTCGGGGTGGGCGAATTCATCATCGTGCCGCGCGGCGTGGAGCACCAGCCCGTCGCGGACACGGGAGAGGTCTGGATGCTGCTCTTCGAGCCCGCCTCCACCGTAAACACCGGCACCGCGGGCGGCGAGCGCACCGTGACCGAGCTGGAGCGGCTGTGA
- a CDS encoding tRNA (cytidine(34)-2'-O)-methyltransferase, whose product MTDASPSPLLRVVLYEPEKAGNVGNVARTCAVLGAELHLIRPFGFHLHDREFRRAVMDYLEGVALHEHANWSAFQASLPEGARVWAFSTHASALYTRAGFRRGDYLCFGPESRGLPVWLREGLPALKLPQPGGGRSLNLAVAVGAAAFEAGRQIEGW is encoded by the coding sequence GTGACGGACGCTTCACCCTCTCCCCTCCTGCGCGTGGTGCTCTACGAGCCCGAGAAGGCGGGGAACGTGGGCAACGTCGCGCGGACCTGCGCCGTGCTGGGCGCCGAGCTGCACCTGATCCGGCCCTTCGGCTTCCACCTCCACGACCGGGAGTTCCGGCGGGCCGTGATGGACTATCTGGAGGGCGTGGCCCTGCACGAGCACGCGAACTGGTCGGCCTTCCAGGCTTCCCTCCCCGAGGGGGCGCGGGTGTGGGCCTTTTCCACGCACGCCTCGGCCCTCTACACCCGCGCGGGCTTCCGGCGGGGGGACTACCTCTGTTTTGGGCCGGAGTCACGCGGGCTGCCGGTCTGGCTGCGGGAAGGGTTGCCCGCCCTGAAGCTCCCCCAGCCCGGCGGGGGCCGCAGCCTCAACCTCGCGGTGGCGGTGGGCGCGGCGGCTTTCGAGGCGGGGCGACAGATCGAGGGGTGGTAG
- a CDS encoding peptidylprolyl isomerase gives MTSQDSYQPQGFSQTPELSGERKTQFRQAPELGDGIDPGKDYRAVLETSKGRVVVELFADEAPVTVNSFAYLIRHHYYDGIKFHRVIDGFMAQGGDPTGTGTGGPGYKFDDEINDQRHSGKGILSMANAGTQMGRGTNGSQFFITFTATPHLDGRHTVFGRVVEGLDVLDRLTRIQPGMPGTPDVIERAYLVERPQE, from the coding sequence ATGACCTCCCAGGACTCCTACCAGCCCCAAGGCTTCTCGCAGACGCCCGAACTGTCGGGCGAGCGCAAGACCCAGTTTCGTCAGGCGCCCGAACTCGGCGACGGCATCGACCCCGGCAAGGACTACCGCGCCGTGCTGGAGACGAGCAAGGGCCGCGTCGTGGTGGAACTCTTCGCGGACGAGGCGCCCGTGACGGTGAACTCCTTCGCGTACCTGATCCGCCACCACTACTACGACGGGATCAAGTTCCACCGGGTGATCGACGGCTTCATGGCGCAGGGCGGCGACCCGACGGGCACGGGCACGGGCGGTCCCGGCTACAAGTTCGACGACGAGATCAACGACCAGCGCCACAGCGGCAAGGGCATCCTGAGCATGGCGAACGCGGGCACCCAGATGGGCCGGGGGACCAACGGCTCGCAGTTTTTCATCACCTTCACGGCCACGCCGCACCTCGACGGGCGGCACACCGTCTTCGGGCGCGTGGTGGAGGGGCTGGACGTGCTCGACCGCCTCACGCGCATCCAGCCCGGAATGCCCGGCACGCCGGACGTGATCGAGCGGGCGTACCTCGTCGAGCGGCCCCAGGAGTAA
- a CDS encoding aminopeptidase, whose amino-acid sequence MTPNPDFEAKLARYAELLVRTGVNLPEGGKVRINAPVEAAPLARLVARAAYRAGAVDVRVLYGDASLNLALYEDGTDAAVDFLPEWAAHQSERQVADGYAFISITGEDPALLAGVDQGRVARRSKATAAAMRDVSRAMGGMEVSWTIGAMSTPAWARAVYPDLPEEEAVARLWDDIFTVSRADEPDPVAAWNAHLDRLERLCTFLNGRRYAALHLRSELGTDLTVGLADGHIWQGGAETAKNGVRGVPNIPTDEVFTAPHRERVDGVAVASKPLSVRGQLARGIRMRFEAGRVVEVSAEQGEDTLRGLVETDEGAARLGEIALVSASAPVARTGTLFLNTLFDENAASHIALGRCYPTNVQDGENPEALIAAGGNDSLIHVDWMIGTPGTDVDGVLEDGTREPLMRGGEWVVA is encoded by the coding sequence ATGACCCCCAACCCCGATTTCGAGGCCAAGCTCGCCCGCTACGCCGAACTGCTCGTCCGCACGGGGGTGAACCTGCCCGAGGGGGGCAAGGTGCGCATCAACGCCCCCGTCGAGGCGGCCCCCCTCGCCCGGCTGGTGGCCCGCGCCGCGTACCGGGCGGGGGCGGTGGACGTGCGCGTCCTGTATGGCGACGCTTCCCTCAACCTCGCCCTGTACGAGGACGGGACGGACGCGGCGGTCGATTTCCTGCCGGAGTGGGCGGCGCACCAGAGTGAACGCCAGGTCGCCGACGGTTACGCCTTTATCTCCATCACGGGGGAAGACCCGGCACTCCTCGCGGGCGTGGACCAGGGGCGGGTGGCCCGGCGCTCCAAGGCCACGGCGGCGGCCATGCGCGACGTGAGCCGCGCGATGGGCGGCATGGAGGTGAGCTGGACCATCGGCGCGATGAGCACCCCCGCCTGGGCGAGAGCCGTGTACCCCGACCTCCCCGAGGAAGAGGCCGTCGCCCGCCTCTGGGACGACATCTTCACCGTCAGCCGCGCCGACGAGCCCGACCCCGTGGCCGCCTGGAACGCGCACCTGGACCGTCTGGAGCGCCTGTGCACCTTCCTCAACGGTCGGCGCTACGCGGCCCTTCACCTCCGCAGCGAGCTGGGCACCGACCTCACCGTGGGCCTCGCCGACGGGCACATCTGGCAGGGGGGCGCGGAGACGGCGAAAAACGGCGTGCGCGGCGTGCCCAACATCCCCACCGACGAGGTGTTCACGGCGCCCCACCGCGAGCGGGTGGACGGGGTGGCGGTGGCGAGCAAGCCCCTGAGCGTGCGCGGCCAGCTCGCCCGGGGCATCCGGATGCGCTTCGAGGCGGGCCGGGTAGTGGAGGTCAGCGCCGAGCAGGGGGAAGACACCCTGCGCGGGCTCGTCGAGACGGACGAGGGGGCCGCGCGGCTGGGTGAGATCGCTCTCGTGTCCGCCTCGGCCCCCGTCGCGCGGACGGGCACCCTCTTCCTGAACACCCTCTTCGACGAGAACGCCGCCTCGCACATCGCCCTGGGCCGCTGCTACCCCACCAACGTGCAGGACGGCGAGAACCCGGAGGCCTTGATCGCCGCGGGCGGCAACGACTCCCTGATCCACGTGGACTGGATGATCGGCACCCCCGGCACCGACGTGGACGGGGTGTTGGAGGACGGAACGCGCGAGCCGCTGATGCGGGGCGGGGAGTGGGTGGTGGCGTGA
- a CDS encoding protein jag — MDNRTNLDDYLAGLGIAGADDVAPPPPAPDAPQAAPALEAAHEDPRAVLERFLRGLVSRIDPDLSVTVREVEDALEAEITGENAARLAGRDGRTLGAIEVIAYTVLAKQAGRSDLRVRVDVGGFRRRQADTLAKLAERLAVQVAKSGEPHELQPMPPAERRVIHIALKEHPDVMSESIGEGASRRLVIKPRHG, encoded by the coding sequence ATGGATAACCGCACGAACCTCGACGACTACCTCGCGGGGCTGGGGATCGCGGGCGCGGACGACGTGGCCCCGCCGCCCCCCGCGCCGGACGCGCCCCAGGCCGCCCCCGCCCTGGAGGCCGCGCACGAGGACCCCCGCGCGGTGCTGGAACGCTTCCTCCGGGGCCTGGTCAGCCGCATCGACCCGGACCTCTCCGTGACCGTGCGCGAGGTCGAAGACGCCCTGGAAGCCGAGATCACCGGGGAGAACGCCGCCCGGCTGGCGGGGCGCGACGGGCGGACCCTGGGGGCCATCGAGGTCATCGCCTACACGGTCCTCGCCAAGCAGGCGGGGAGGAGCGACCTGCGGGTGCGGGTGGACGTGGGCGGCTTCCGCAGGCGCCAGGCCGATACCCTCGCCAAGCTCGCCGAGCGGCTGGCCGTGCAGGTCGCCAAGAGCGGCGAGCCCCACGAACTCCAGCCCATGCCGCCCGCCGAGCGCCGCGTCATCCACATCGCCCTCAAGGAGCACCCCGACGTGATGAGCGAGTCCATCGGGGAGGGGGCCTCCAGGCGGCTGGTGATCAAGCCCCGGCACGGGTAG
- the purS gene encoding phosphoribosylformylglycinamidine synthase subunit PurS translates to MPTYHAKVFVTLKPSILDPQGRTVERALSHLDHANVAGVRVGKYIELTLSGEQTAVETQLADITRNVLSNPIMEDVRWELEQAEPVGA, encoded by the coding sequence ATGCCCACCTACCACGCCAAGGTCTTCGTCACCCTCAAGCCCTCCATCCTCGATCCCCAGGGGCGCACCGTCGAGCGGGCCCTGTCGCACCTCGACCACGCGAACGTGGCGGGCGTGCGGGTCGGCAAGTACATCGAGCTGACGCTCTCGGGCGAGCAAACGGCGGTCGAGACGCAACTCGCCGACATCACCCGGAACGTGCTGAGCAACCCGATCATGGAGGACGTGCGCTGGGAGCTTGAGCAGGCCGAGCCGGTGGGCGCATGA